GTAGCGAGAACAGCCTCTTTACCATATTTGGCGCGTAAGGCTTCAGTAAGCACAGAACCGATCTGGCCATTGGCCCCGCTCACCAAAATTTTTTCTTTTGTCATATAATTCGGTTAGGCATTATCTTCGGAAAAAAAACAGCACAGAGGCCGCATAAAATCTAAATAACTCTGAACCAATCCTTTCTGGGCCGAAGTACAATTTTCGCTGTAAAATACAAAGGTTTGGTAAAAAATATGTGAGACATCGGGATTATTTTGCCACCGGAATGTCATTTAGAAATTCCCATGATTTTTTGATATAATCCATCTTGCAACAGTAGGTTTGTATCCCATTGGTTACCAATAAATAATCCACTTCAAAAGACATGTTGTAAATGGCGATTTGCCTAAAAACATCCTGCGTTATCTTAACCTTAGGAGCCTTACATTCCACCAGCATCAAGGGTTGTGTATTTTTATCAAAAAGCAAAATATCACAACGCTTGCTCAAATTATTGACCTTAATGCCCCGTTCAATGGCAATGCTGTTTTTGGAATAACTTTTTTCCTCGATTAAATATAAAATCAGTAATTGACGCACCAGCTCTTCCGGTAATAAAACCAGCCATTTTCCGCGGATGAAATCAAACACATAGGTTTTTTCCTCCGTTTTTTTGAGCCTGAGTTTTGACTTATAGGGTATGAGGTCGACTGAAATCATGCCTAAGTAGTTGATTTGCTTGTAATAAAAATACTGCCTAAAGCAAAAAAAAATCGTCAATTACCGGTCAATATACGCATTGTAATTGATTCCGGCAATTGACGATTTCAAATATTATCTTTGAACAGTCTAAACTGTTTGTTATTCGTTTACTTTCTTATGATCGGCCAAAAAGGTAGCCAGGCCGATGTCTGTCAACGGGTGTTTTAACAATCCCATAATGGAAGATAAAGGACAAGTCACTACATCTGCTCCTGCCAGACCGGCATCAACGATATGTTTGGCATTACGGATGGAAGCTGCCAGGATCAGAGTATCAAACCCCTGGATGGCGTATAATTCCGCAATCTCACGGATCAAGGCCACGCTATCCCAGTTTACATCATCAATCCTTCCCATGAAAGGAGAAAGGTAAGTAGCGCCTGCCTTTGCCGCAATAAGGGCCTGCCCTGTTGAAAATACCAGGGTACAGTTGGTACGGATACCATTATCAGTAAAATAACGGATAGCTTTTACCCCTTCCTTAATAATTGGCACTTTAACGACAATATTGGGAGCAATGGAAGCTAACTCCTCTCCTTCTCTTACCATCCCGGCAAAATCCGTGGCAATGACCTCCGCACTTACATCTCCTCCCTCTACGATTTTACAAATATCGGCATAGTGTTTCATGATATTGTCTTTCCCTTTAATCCCTTCCTTTGCCATAAGAGAAGGATTCGTGGTAACACCGTCAAGAATGCCCAGGTCTTTGGCTTCCTGGATTTGGTCGAGGTTTGCTGTGTCGATAAAGAATTTCATAATAAGTTGAATATTTAAGGTTTGAAAAGCTGCGCCACGGGAAAACAAGCCTTCAATAAGGCCTAAAAAAAATAAGGTGAGACAACATACCGACTGCTCAACCTCCTACCCTTGCTGCGTTTCCGCCCTGGGGGAGTTCAGAAGGAGCTATCGTATGCCGCTCACCGGGCGCAAAAGTAAATAATTTTCTTTAGAAGACAAACTTTTTATACTTTTTTAGTGACTAATACACAACCCGGTTGAATCTGAGTCTATTTTGGTTCTTCCTTGGGAATGATGCCGGTTTCCAGTCCAAAGAAATGAACAAACTGCTGCATTTGGGATGCCAGCTTAGCATTCTGGGTGGCCTGGTAATAAGTATCTGTCAGGGAACGCAGGGTTTGAAACATAAACCGGTCCATTTCATTGACCATCATCTCCTTGGTCCAAAGGTCCACCTTTATCGTCTCCTGTTGTTTTTTATCAAATAAAGCCAGTAACATGGCTTTACATTCCTGTTTTTTAGGGCCGTCCGGATTATCGGTAGCTTCCCAGGTCATCTTTTCGGGAATATTATTGGGGTCGCGATCAATCGTTATATTGATTTTTGCTCTTTTGTTTTTTTCGTTCATCATCTTTTATTTAAAAATTCTCTTTCTTTTGAGCCTGATGGAATTGCCTATTACCACCACATCTGAAAAGGCCATAAACAAGGCGCCCCACATGGGATTTAAAAATCCCATGGCTGCAACTGGAATGGCTACGACATTATAGGCAAAGGCCCAGAATAAATTTTGTTTGATCGTTAACAGGGTGTGTTTACTAATGGCATGAGCCTGTTTTAAATGCTCCAGGTTTCCGTTGAGCAGCACGATCTGAGCCGTCTGTATGGCTGCCTGGGAAGCATTGCTCATGGAAATCCCAATGGTGGCTTTTGCCAGGGCAGGAGCATCATTGATACCATCCCCGACCATAGCGGTGTACGCTTTTTGTGAGAGCCGCCCAATAACTTCGAGTTTTTCATTAGGGAGCTGTTCTCCGAAATAATCCGGGATGCCCACTGATTTAGCGATAGAAGCCGTTTTTTCCACCTTATCCCCACTCAGCACATAAGGCCTGATATCATTGGCTTTCAAATAGGCCACCACTTCAGAAGCCTTTTCTTTAATATCGTCGGTGATTTCCAGGGCTGCTAATAACTGGTCATTTTCCGTCAGGTAAATATGCGCGCCTGAATTAATGGGCCGTCCGTCAAATGAAGGGCGACCGGATCCAATTCGAAAAACATTTCCCTGTGGATCAACGCCTTCCAGGCCGCTTCCCCGATGTTCTGAAACCTTTAGTTCCAATGGAGGTGAACCGTTTTTCCTGTTTTCCATTTCTTTCACCAGGGACCGGGCAATAGGATGGCTTGAATGCTTTTCAAGCAGGTAGATCATTGCATGGACTTTATTCTGGTCAGCGGTAAAATACTGAATGTCCTTGAGTTTAAAGGCTCCCGTGGTAAGGGTGCCTGTTTTATCAAAAACAATATTTTTGATTTTAGCAAAAATTTCCAGCGTCTGCCCGCCTTTGACCAGAATACCGTTTTTAGCCATCCGCCCCACTCCTACCATAACGGCTGTCGGAGTGGCCAGCCCCATAGCACAGGGACAGGAAATGACCAGAACGGCGATACCATTCATGAGGGCTTGTTGGAAAGAAAGTCCGAAAACAAAATGCCCGATCAGGATGGTTCCCAGGGAGATCAGGATAACCGCCGGAACAAAAATGGCACTTATCTTATCGGCCAGGCGCTGGATATCGGGTTTGTCTGCCTGAGCCATTTTGACCAGCTCAATCATTTGGCCCAATACGGAACCCTCGCCGGTGGCTTTCACTTCCATTTGGAAATTTCCTGAAACCAGCAGGGAAGCGCCCACTACCCCATCTCCCATATTTTTATCAATGGGTAAACTTTCCCCGGTAAGCATAGATTCATCAATGGTGGCATTTCCGGAAATGATGACCCCGTCAGCGGGAATTTTATCCCCTTCATTCACCTGAAGGATGTTCCCTTTTTTAATATCCCTGGCATCAATGGTCACCACGGTGCCGGAAGGCATCACCTGGCGGGCCGTTTCCACCTGGAGTTTTGTCAGTTCACCTATAGAGGTGGTCGTTTGTTCCACGGCTCTTTTTTCAAGCCAGTTTCCTACAAGTACCAGCGTAATGATGGTTGCTGCTGTTTCGTAAAAGATATAATCAGCCTGGCCCGTTAAAGTACCTACCAGGCTATAGATAAATGCGGCAGAACTTCCG
This sequence is a window from Lewinellaceae bacterium. Protein-coding genes within it:
- a CDS encoding type I restriction enzyme HsdR N-terminal domain-containing protein; protein product: MISVDLIPYKSKLRLKKTEEKTYVFDFIRGKWLVLLPEELVRQLLILYLIEEKSYSKNSIAIERGIKVNNLSKRCDILLFDKNTQPLMLVECKAPKVKITQDVFRQIAIYNMSFEVDYLLVTNGIQTYCCKMDYIKKSWEFLNDIPVAK
- the fsa gene encoding fructose-6-phosphate aldolase encodes the protein MKFFIDTANLDQIQEAKDLGILDGVTTNPSLMAKEGIKGKDNIMKHYADICKIVEGGDVSAEVIATDFAGMVREGEELASIAPNIVVKVPIIKEGVKAIRYFTDNGIRTNCTLVFSTGQALIAAKAGATYLSPFMGRIDDVNWDSVALIREIAELYAIQGFDTLILAASIRNAKHIVDAGLAGADVVTCPLSSIMGLLKHPLTDIGLATFLADHKKVNE
- the gldC gene encoding gliding motility protein GldC produces the protein MMNEKNKRAKINITIDRDPNNIPEKMTWEATDNPDGPKKQECKAMLLALFDKKQQETIKVDLWTKEMMVNEMDRFMFQTLRSLTDTYYQATQNAKLASQMQQFVHFFGLETGIIPKEEPK
- a CDS encoding cation-translocating P-type ATPase, with amino-acid sequence MSNEIIKLKVDGMDCSNCATSISRFLERKGLEEVYVNFQTKEVRFKKDDEKISLDKITAGIHKLGYVVMDDGTKKSWWSLKRKLWFSALFTVPLLLQHLLMMAGIHLHWMENPWVQFAFCLPVFAIGVAHFGVSGWKSLRGGVPNMDVLIIIGSSAAFIYSLVGTLTGQADYIFYETAATIITLVLVGNWLEKRAVEQTTTSIGELTKLQVETARQVMPSGTVVTIDARDIKKGNILQVNEGDKIPADGVIISGNATIDESMLTGESLPIDKNMGDGVVGASLLVSGNFQMEVKATGEGSVLGQMIELVKMAQADKPDIQRLADKISAIFVPAVILISLGTILIGHFVFGLSFQQALMNGIAVLVISCPCAMGLATPTAVMVGVGRMAKNGILVKGGQTLEIFAKIKNIVFDKTGTLTTGAFKLKDIQYFTADQNKVHAMIYLLEKHSSHPIARSLVKEMENRKNGSPPLELKVSEHRGSGLEGVDPQGNVFRIGSGRPSFDGRPINSGAHIYLTENDQLLAALEITDDIKEKASEVVAYLKANDIRPYVLSGDKVEKTASIAKSVGIPDYFGEQLPNEKLEVIGRLSQKAYTAMVGDGINDAPALAKATIGISMSNASQAAIQTAQIVLLNGNLEHLKQAHAISKHTLLTIKQNLFWAFAYNVVAIPVAAMGFLNPMWGALFMAFSDVVVIGNSIRLKRKRIFK